A DNA window from Chelativorans sp. AA-79 contains the following coding sequences:
- a CDS encoding uracil-DNA glycosylase, giving the protein MSFASSGMEPPRGCALCPRLHNFIADWRQREPEWFNAPVPTFLPEGGDEAVELLIVGLAPGLRGANRTGRPFTGDYAGTLLYATLTRFGFAEGRFDARPDDGLKLVDAAITNAVRCVPPDNKPETGEIRTCRENFLVPTINRFPNLKAIVTLGKIAHDSTVRALGQRLKAVPFIHGAEEQVGPVRVFSSYHCSRYNTNTGVLTEEMFVEVFRRVSAFLAANSE; this is encoded by the coding sequence ATGAGTTTCGCCTCGAGCGGCATGGAGCCGCCCCGCGGCTGCGCCCTCTGCCCCCGTCTTCACAATTTCATCGCCGACTGGCGGCAGCGCGAGCCGGAGTGGTTCAACGCGCCCGTCCCGACCTTCCTCCCGGAAGGCGGCGATGAAGCCGTCGAGCTTCTGATCGTGGGGCTGGCGCCGGGCCTGCGCGGCGCCAACCGGACGGGCCGTCCCTTCACGGGAGACTACGCCGGCACCCTGCTCTACGCGACCTTGACGCGGTTCGGCTTTGCGGAAGGGCGCTTCGACGCGCGGCCGGACGACGGGCTCAAGCTCGTCGACGCGGCCATCACCAATGCCGTGCGATGCGTGCCGCCTGACAACAAGCCGGAAACCGGCGAGATCCGCACCTGCCGCGAAAATTTCCTGGTGCCCACCATCAACCGCTTCCCGAACCTCAAGGCCATCGTCACGCTCGGCAAGATCGCCCATGATTCGACCGTGCGCGCGCTCGGCCAGCGCCTTAAAGCCGTGCCCTTCATCCACGGGGCCGAGGAGCAGGTCGGCCCCGTCCGCGTCTTCTCCAGCTATCACTGCTCCCGCTACAACACGAACACCGGTGTGTTGACGGAAGAGATGTTCGTGGAGGTGTTCAGGAGGGTGAGCGCGTTTTTGGCAGCGAATAGCGAATAG
- the smpB gene encoding SsrA-binding protein SmpB — protein MAKDKNTNTRTVADNRKARFAYEVMDTLEAGLVLAGTEVKSLREGHANIQESYASVEGGEIWLINAHIPEYFAGNRFNHEPRRRRKLLLSKKEIARMAQAVEREGMTMVPLKLYFNERGIAKLQLAVARGKKLHDKRETLKQRDWNREQARLLKERG, from the coding sequence ATGGCCAAAGACAAGAACACGAACACCAGGACGGTTGCCGACAATCGCAAGGCGCGCTTCGCCTATGAGGTGATGGACACGCTGGAGGCGGGCCTCGTGCTTGCGGGCACGGAGGTGAAGTCGCTGCGCGAGGGGCACGCCAACATCCAGGAATCCTATGCTTCCGTGGAGGGCGGCGAGATCTGGCTGATCAACGCCCATATCCCGGAATATTTCGCCGGCAACCGCTTCAACCATGAGCCGCGCCGCCGCCGCAAGCTGCTCCTTTCCAAGAAGGAGATCGCGCGCATGGCGCAGGCGGTGGAGCGCGAGGGCATGACCATGGTGCCCCTCAAGCTCTACTTCAACGAGCGCGGCATCGCCAAGCTGCAGCTCGCCGTCGCGCGCGGCAAGAAGCTGCACGACAAGCGCGAGACCCTGAAGCAGCGCGACTGGAACCGGGAGCAGGCGAGGCTGCTGAAGGAGAGGGGGTGA
- the dapA gene encoding 4-hydroxy-tetrahydrodipicolinate synthase: MFRGSMTALVTPFRQDGSLDKEAFASLVEWQIAEGTTGLVPVGTTGESPTLTHEEHREVVRLCVEVAARRVPVIAGAGSNSTREAIGFVEHAEKVGADAVLVVTPYYNKPNQQGLYEHFAAVARATGLPIFIYNIPPRSVIDMAPETMGRLARDFRNVVGVKDATGKVERVSEQRITCGKDFIQLSGEDASALGFNAHGGVGCISVTANVAPRLCAEFQEASLNGDREKALVLQDRLMPLHKALFIEPGLCGSKYALSRLGKVENAVRLPLVTVEASTAEKIDAAMKHAGLLN; the protein is encoded by the coding sequence ATGTTCAGGGGTTCCATGACCGCGCTGGTGACGCCGTTCCGCCAGGATGGAAGCCTGGACAAAGAGGCGTTCGCGAGCCTGGTGGAATGGCAGATCGCGGAGGGCACGACCGGGCTGGTGCCCGTCGGCACGACGGGCGAGTCGCCCACGCTCACCCATGAGGAGCACCGCGAGGTGGTGCGCCTGTGCGTGGAGGTTGCGGCGAGGCGCGTGCCCGTGATCGCCGGCGCGGGCTCGAACTCGACGCGCGAGGCGATCGGCTTCGTGGAGCATGCGGAGAAGGTGGGGGCGGATGCAGTCCTCGTCGTCACGCCCTATTACAACAAGCCCAACCAGCAGGGGCTCTACGAACATTTCGCGGCCGTGGCGCGGGCCACAGGCCTGCCGATCTTCATCTACAACATCCCGCCGCGCTCGGTCATCGACATGGCGCCCGAGACGATGGGGCGGCTTGCCCGCGACTTCAGGAACGTCGTGGGCGTGAAGGACGCCACCGGAAAGGTGGAGCGTGTGTCGGAACAGCGGATCACCTGTGGCAAGGATTTCATCCAGCTTTCCGGCGAGGATGCCTCCGCGCTCGGCTTCAACGCGCATGGCGGGGTGGGATGCATCTCGGTGACGGCCAATGTGGCGCCCCGGCTTTGCGCCGAGTTCCAGGAAGCCTCGCTCAACGGCGACAGGGAGAAGGCGCTTGTCCTCCAGGACCGGCTGATGCCGCTGCACAAGGCGCTGTTCATCGAGCCGGGACTCTGCGGTTCCAAATATGCGCTGTCGCGCCTTGGGAAGGTGGAGAACGCCGTTCGCCTGCCGCTCGTCACCGTAGAGGCTTCCACCGCTGAGAAGATCGATGCGGCGATGAAGCATGCGGGCCTCTTGAACTGA
- a CDS encoding lytic transglycosylase domain-containing protein, whose protein sequence is MRKAALTALALVFLHGAGAQAFELPADAPLPEPRPYAPLDKASAVASIPFSAGLLLEKNLATLKEGLDALARGDAADAMKARDAAASGSLDRHILSWAIAMSGAAPSAEITAAADELSGWPGLARLRANGERALYRENPPARDVVAAFADTSPTTYYGTVALARAHVALGDVEAARAVLSPFWRDEKLEAAQETAILKEFGDLIAVSDHRHRMERMLYEDRIRSAERVAARAGAEALTKAWAAVIRGEKNAGKLLEAVPADQRSAGYHFAKARYLRRAGKFDEAAKAILAAPRDASMLIDADEWWFERRVLSRELLDHGDPRTAYRVAAAHSGGSEASRADAAFHAGWYALRELKEPETASRHFARIAEIADGPISKARAYYWLARAADAGGPGSAVAYYEQAAAYGTAFYGQLAAAHLGRSTISARSPEPTATDRKTFAAREAVHAIERLERAGGERWAGMLYRDLARELSSTGELALLAAKAERRGDHYLALRMGKIAAGRGLDIGALAHPLGAIPEKASISGAGKALAYAIARQESEFNAGAVSGAGARGLLQLMPATARSMAKKEGLPFSATRLTSDAGYNATLGAAYLSEQLERFDGSYILTFVGYNAGPGRANDWIERYGDPRGQPIEAVVDWIERIPFTETRNYVQRVMENYQVYKMRLTGRFDIVNDLVDGRG, encoded by the coding sequence ATGAGGAAAGCCGCGCTTACAGCGCTCGCGCTCGTGTTCCTTCACGGGGCGGGCGCCCAGGCCTTCGAACTGCCGGCGGATGCGCCCTTGCCGGAACCGCGCCCATACGCACCGCTGGACAAGGCATCGGCGGTGGCGTCCATTCCCTTTTCCGCGGGGCTGCTGCTGGAGAAGAACCTCGCCACGCTCAAAGAGGGGCTCGACGCGCTCGCCAGGGGCGATGCCGCAGACGCCATGAAGGCGCGCGATGCGGCGGCGTCCGGTTCGCTCGACCGCCACATCCTCAGCTGGGCTATCGCCATGTCGGGGGCCGCTCCGAGCGCCGAGATCACCGCGGCCGCCGACGAGCTTTCCGGCTGGCCCGGCCTGGCGCGGCTGCGCGCCAACGGCGAGCGTGCGCTCTATCGCGAGAATCCGCCCGCACGCGACGTCGTCGCCGCCTTCGCCGACACGTCCCCCACCACCTATTACGGTACGGTGGCGCTTGCCCGCGCGCATGTGGCGCTCGGCGATGTGGAGGCCGCGCGCGCGGTGCTTTCCCCCTTCTGGCGCGATGAGAAGCTCGAAGCCGCGCAGGAGACCGCGATCCTGAAAGAATTCGGCGATCTCATCGCCGTGTCGGATCATCGCCACCGCATGGAGCGCATGCTCTATGAGGACCGGATCCGCTCGGCCGAGCGGGTGGCTGCGCGCGCCGGCGCGGAGGCGCTCACCAAGGCGTGGGCGGCGGTCATCCGCGGCGAGAAGAACGCCGGAAAGCTGCTCGAAGCCGTGCCGGCCGACCAGCGCTCGGCGGGCTATCACTTCGCGAAAGCGCGCTATCTGCGCCGGGCGGGCAAGTTCGACGAGGCGGCAAAGGCGATCCTCGCCGCCCCGCGCGACGCATCCATGCTGATCGACGCCGACGAATGGTGGTTCGAGCGGCGCGTGCTCTCGCGCGAGCTTCTGGACCACGGCGACCCGCGCACCGCCTACCGCGTTGCCGCCGCCCATTCCGGCGGCAGCGAAGCGAGCCGCGCGGATGCCGCCTTCCATGCCGGCTGGTATGCGCTGCGCGAATTGAAGGAGCCCGAGACGGCCTCCCGCCACTTCGCCCGGATCGCGGAAATCGCCGACGGGCCGATCTCGAAGGCGCGCGCCTATTACTGGCTCGCCCGTGCGGCCGATGCCGGCGGGCCGGGCAGCGCCGTCGCCTATTATGAGCAGGCCGCCGCCTACGGCACCGCCTTCTACGGCCAGCTTGCGGCGGCGCATCTGGGGCGCAGCACCATCTCCGCCCGCTCTCCCGAGCCGACCGCTACGGACCGCAAGACCTTCGCGGCTCGGGAAGCCGTCCATGCCATCGAACGGCTGGAGAGGGCCGGCGGCGAACGGTGGGCCGGGATGCTCTACCGCGATCTCGCCCGCGAGCTTTCCAGCACGGGCGAACTCGCCCTGCTCGCGGCCAAGGCGGAACGCCGGGGCGACCACTACCTGGCGCTGCGGATGGGCAAGATCGCGGCCGGGCGCGGCCTTGATATCGGCGCGCTGGCGCACCCGCTGGGCGCCATACCGGAAAAGGCCTCGATCTCCGGCGCGGGCAAGGCGCTCGCCTATGCGATTGCCCGGCAGGAGAGCGAGTTCAATGCCGGCGCGGTCTCGGGTGCCGGCGCGCGCGGGCTGCTGCAGCTCATGCCCGCCACGGCCCGATCGATGGCCAAGAAGGAGGGACTGCCCTTCTCCGCGACGCGGCTCACCTCCGATGCCGGCTATAACGCAACGCTTGGCGCGGCCTATCTGAGCGAGCAGCTGGAGCGGTTCGACGGCTCCTACATCCTCACCTTCGTGGGCTACAATGCCGGCCCCGGCCGCGCCAATGACTGGATCGAGCGCTATGGCGATCCGCGCGGCCAGCCCATCGAGGCGGTGGTGGACTGGATCGAGCGCATCCCTTTCACCGAGACGCGCAACTATGTGCAGCGCGTGATGGAGAACTATCAGGTCTACAAGATGCGGCTCACCGGCCGCTTCGACATCGTGAACGATCTGGTGGACGGCCGAGGCTAG
- a CDS encoding porin encodes MNIKSLLIGSAALSAVATGAQAADAIVVPEPEPMEYVRVCDVYGAGFFYIPGTETCLKIGGYVRYEIGYSDGDISEQEGWRKMARATVTLDARSETEYGTLGGFIELRFQSGTDYPEYVGPLVNEGEYLSYDVTSATSRVQQAIIALGGLSMGIADTLYAAGLSGEFDRPSDPRVHFIRYTFDGANGFQAAVALEEVDEGYDWTPNVVGKVGFAQGWGGVNVWGAYDATAEEFAIKAIAAANLTQALWLEAIGTYESGINFYSVDPDDATGGDFFGGTILEGFREGAEWSAGGLIGYKFNPRFKASLGAQYFSNVGHDAGTAFYGGEVDALRAGATLDYAIVENFTAKLAVNYTSFDLPTGDLDQWHGFLRFDRKF; translated from the coding sequence ATGAACATCAAGAGCCTTCTGATTGGCTCCGCGGCTCTCTCAGCAGTCGCGACGGGCGCCCAGGCGGCCGATGCCATCGTCGTTCCGGAGCCGGAGCCGATGGAATACGTGCGCGTCTGCGACGTCTACGGCGCAGGCTTCTTCTACATCCCGGGGACCGAGACCTGCCTGAAGATCGGCGGCTATGTCCGTTACGAGATCGGCTACTCCGACGGCGACATCTCCGAGCAGGAAGGCTGGCGCAAGATGGCGCGCGCCACGGTGACGCTCGACGCCCGTTCCGAGACCGAATACGGCACGTTGGGTGGCTTCATCGAGCTGCGCTTCCAGTCCGGCACGGACTATCCGGAGTATGTCGGCCCGCTCGTGAACGAGGGCGAGTACCTCTCTTACGACGTCACCTCGGCGACCTCGCGCGTGCAGCAGGCGATCATCGCGCTGGGCGGTCTCTCCATGGGTATCGCCGACACCCTCTATGCTGCCGGCCTTTCAGGTGAGTTCGACCGTCCAAGCGACCCCCGCGTCCACTTCATCCGTTACACCTTCGACGGCGCCAACGGCTTCCAGGCCGCGGTGGCTCTCGAAGAGGTCGACGAAGGCTACGACTGGACGCCGAATGTCGTCGGTAAGGTCGGCTTCGCCCAGGGCTGGGGCGGCGTGAACGTGTGGGGCGCCTATGACGCCACCGCTGAGGAGTTCGCGATCAAGGCCATCGCCGCCGCGAACCTCACCCAGGCTCTCTGGCTCGAGGCGATCGGTACCTATGAGAGCGGCATCAACTTCTACTCGGTTGATCCGGACGACGCCACGGGCGGCGACTTCTTCGGCGGCACGATCCTTGAGGGCTTCCGCGAGGGTGCCGAGTGGTCGGCCGGCGGTCTCATCGGCTACAAGTTCAACCCGCGCTTCAAGGCCTCGCTCGGCGCCCAGTACTTCAGCAATGTCGGTCATGACGCCGGCACCGCCTTCTACGGCGGCGAGGTCGACGCTCTCCGCGCCGGCGCCACGCTCGATTACGCGATCGTGGAGAACTTCACAGCCAAGCTGGCCGTCAACTACACGAGCTTCGACCTGCCCACGGGCGATCTCGACCAGTGGCACGGCTTCCTGCGGTTCGACCGCAAGTTCTAA
- a CDS encoding PAS domain S-box protein, producing MDDSTVAFEPPTPHDSIESAALLEALPIGVYCCAADGRITRFNRKAAELWGRTPRIGDTDERFCGAHALFLPDGSPLPHDKTPMADVLRDHQPAKDLRVIVERPDGTRVTALVNIDPLFDAGGNFAGAINCFQDISQLAEAQEEFQRSKDDLDDFFENAAIGLHVVAQDGTILRANRAELDMLGYERSEYIGRHIADFHADEPVIADILNRLSSGEALDRYPARLRAKDGSIRHVLITSNGCFRDGIFLRTRCFTQDVTKTKLAEERIRESELRFRNVLESIPLAIFTTDADGIVTYFNRAAAALAGREPQVGVDRYSIFWRIRTTEGEPLAPDDIPLARALREKTAVDGIELIGERPDGSTVRYMPHPAPLFDAQGRLTGAVNLLEDITRRHEAEMESAHLAAIVASSSDAIVSKTLQGIVRSWNAGAEHVFGYTADEIVGRPITTIIPPELYSEEEEILSRLQRGEPIRTLETERIRKDGRRIDVSLTVSPVHDRTGRVIGASKVARDITDRKRVEQLQRLLIGELNHRVKNTLATVQSIANQTVRLASSPAEFATSFSGRIRALARMHDVLTHNSWQGADVGILLRDQLLLGEAEDERIVLSGPSLTLDPQPALHLALVLHELGTNARKYGSLSVPEGRLSVDWEVKSAAGSSLLLVWQESGGPPVEVPTRRGFGTSLIEKSLAAHGGEVSIHYRAEGVRCEIMLPIPDRAQPQGGGFMDPLKAMSPRARTEKEALPDLGGKRVLVVEDESLIAMDIASTLSEAGCIVVGPAATPEKAHQLIAEGGYDAALLDANLSGEQVGDLAAELTRRGVPFSFLTGYERDGLPEAFRHAPMIGKPFMRQDALAMIARLTATEGKVVPIRQKKS from the coding sequence ATGGACGATTCCACAGTCGCGTTCGAGCCTCCGACACCGCACGACTCCATCGAGTCCGCAGCCCTCCTGGAGGCGCTGCCGATCGGCGTCTACTGCTGCGCAGCGGACGGCCGCATCACCCGGTTCAACCGCAAGGCCGCCGAGTTGTGGGGGCGAACGCCCAGGATCGGCGACACGGATGAGCGCTTCTGCGGCGCCCATGCACTCTTCCTGCCCGACGGCAGCCCGCTGCCGCACGACAAGACACCCATGGCGGACGTCCTGCGCGACCACCAGCCGGCAAAGGACCTGCGCGTGATCGTGGAGCGCCCGGACGGCACGCGCGTCACCGCGCTCGTCAATATCGATCCGCTGTTCGACGCGGGCGGGAATTTCGCCGGAGCGATCAACTGCTTCCAGGACATCTCGCAGCTCGCGGAGGCCCAGGAGGAGTTCCAGCGCAGCAAGGACGATCTCGACGACTTCTTCGAGAATGCCGCCATCGGCCTGCACGTGGTGGCCCAGGACGGCACCATCCTGCGCGCCAACCGGGCGGAGCTCGACATGCTCGGCTATGAGCGGTCCGAGTATATCGGCCGGCACATCGCCGACTTCCACGCCGACGAGCCCGTGATCGCGGATATATTGAACCGGCTGTCGAGCGGAGAGGCGCTGGACCGCTATCCCGCCAGGCTCAGGGCGAAGGACGGCTCCATCCGCCACGTGCTCATCACGTCGAACGGCTGCTTCCGCGACGGAATCTTCTTGCGCACCCGCTGCTTCACCCAGGACGTGACGAAGACGAAACTCGCCGAGGAGAGAATCCGCGAGAGCGAACTGCGTTTCCGCAACGTGCTCGAAAGCATTCCGCTGGCGATCTTCACGACCGATGCCGATGGCATCGTCACCTATTTCAATCGCGCGGCGGCGGCGCTGGCCGGCCGCGAGCCGCAGGTCGGCGTCGACCGCTACTCCATCTTCTGGCGCATCCGCACGACCGAGGGCGAGCCGCTCGCCCCGGACGACATACCGCTCGCCCGCGCCCTGCGCGAGAAGACGGCCGTCGACGGGATCGAGCTTATAGGGGAGCGCCCCGACGGCAGCACGGTCCGCTACATGCCGCATCCCGCGCCCCTCTTCGATGCGCAGGGGCGCCTGACGGGCGCCGTCAACCTCCTCGAAGACATTACCCGGCGCCACGAGGCGGAGATGGAATCGGCGCATCTGGCGGCCATCGTCGCCTCCTCCAGCGACGCCATCGTCAGCAAGACGCTGCAGGGCATCGTCAGGTCCTGGAATGCCGGCGCGGAACACGTCTTCGGCTACACGGCGGACGAGATCGTCGGCCGGCCGATCACCACCATCATCCCGCCGGAACTCTACAGCGAGGAAGAAGAGATACTGTCCCGGCTCCAGCGCGGCGAACCGATCAGGACGCTCGAGACGGAGCGCATCCGCAAGGATGGCCGGCGCATCGACGTCTCCCTCACCGTTTCACCCGTGCACGACCGAACGGGCAGGGTCATCGGCGCGTCGAAAGTGGCGCGTGACATCACCGACCGCAAGCGCGTCGAACAACTCCAGCGCCTCCTCATCGGCGAGCTCAACCATCGGGTCAAGAACACGCTCGCCACCGTGCAGTCCATCGCCAACCAGACGGTGCGGCTGGCCAGCAGCCCGGCAGAGTTCGCCACGAGCTTCAGCGGCAGGATCCGCGCGCTTGCCCGCATGCACGACGTGCTCACCCACAATTCCTGGCAGGGCGCCGACGTCGGGATCCTGCTCAGAGATCAGCTTCTGCTCGGCGAGGCCGAGGATGAGCGGATCGTGCTTTCCGGCCCGTCGCTGACGCTCGATCCGCAGCCCGCGCTGCATCTGGCGCTGGTGCTGCACGAGCTTGGCACCAATGCCCGCAAATACGGCTCCCTTTCCGTGCCGGAAGGTCGTCTGTCGGTGGACTGGGAGGTGAAAAGCGCGGCCGGGAGCAGCCTTCTCCTCGTCTGGCAGGAGAGCGGCGGTCCGCCCGTGGAGGTCCCCACCAGGCGCGGTTTCGGCACGTCGCTGATCGAGAAGAGCCTCGCAGCCCATGGCGGCGAGGTCTCCATCCATTACCGCGCCGAGGGCGTGCGGTGCGAGATCATGCTGCCGATCCCCGATCGCGCGCAGCCGCAAGGCGGCGGCTTCATGGACCCGCTCAAGGCGATGTCCCCCCGCGCCCGCACGGAGAAGGAAGCCCTTCCCGATCTCGGCGGCAAGCGCGTGCTCGTCGTGGAGGACGAATCGCTCATCGCCATGGACATCGCCTCCACGCTCTCGGAGGCGGGCTGCATCGTCGTGGGACCGGCCGCCACGCCGGAAAAGGCGCACCAACTCATCGCGGAAGGCGGCTACGATGCGGCCCTGCTCGACGCCAACCTGTCAGGCGAGCAGGTGGGCGATCTCGCCGCGGAACTCACCCGCCGGGGCGTCCCGTTTTCGTTCCTGACCGGCTATGAGCGCGACGGGCTTCCGGAGGCCTTCCGTCATGCCCCGATGATCGGCAAGCCCTTCATGCGTCAGGATGCGCTCGCCATGATCGCCCGGCTCACGGCCACGGAGGGAAAGGTCGTCCCCATTCGACAGAAGAAGAGCTGA
- a CDS encoding pyridoxal phosphate-dependent aminotransferase → MPSRPSLTLLVESLPATVPFVGPETQERTRGRPFRARLGANENGFGPSPRVVETMRAAAPEMWKYGDPDSFELRQALSAILGVPAQNLTVGEGIDGLLGLVVRQYVQPGDPVVTSLGAYPTFNYHVAGFGGRLVTVPYESDRESLDGLLEAARREDVRIVYLSNPDNPMGTWWEAGEIERFIAALPETTLLVLDEAYSETAPASALPPLDPSRPNVLRMRTFSKAYGLAGLRCGYAIGEAEVIRAFDKVRNHFGITRMTQAAALAATADQAHLRWVIDSVDACRRRIAGIAEAHGLLPLPSATNFVTIDCRGDGAFAMRVLQALGERDVFVRKPMAPRLDRCIRVSVAPEAEIAVFEEELGAALEAARRG, encoded by the coding sequence ATGCCCAGCCGCCCTTCCCTCACCCTGCTTGTCGAAAGCCTGCCGGCCACGGTCCCCTTCGTCGGCCCGGAGACGCAGGAGCGTACCCGCGGCCGGCCGTTCCGGGCGCGGCTCGGCGCCAACGAGAACGGCTTCGGCCCCTCGCCGCGGGTGGTGGAGACGATGCGGGCAGCCGCGCCGGAGATGTGGAAATACGGCGATCCGGACAGTTTCGAGCTCAGGCAGGCGCTCTCCGCCATTCTCGGCGTGCCGGCGCAGAATCTCACGGTGGGCGAAGGCATAGACGGGCTGCTCGGACTCGTTGTGCGCCAATATGTGCAGCCGGGGGATCCCGTGGTCACCTCGCTCGGCGCCTATCCCACCTTCAACTACCACGTGGCGGGCTTCGGCGGCCGGCTCGTCACCGTGCCCTACGAGAGCGACCGGGAAAGCCTGGACGGGCTTCTCGAGGCGGCACGGCGCGAGGATGTCCGCATCGTCTATCTCTCCAATCCCGACAATCCCATGGGCACCTGGTGGGAGGCAGGCGAGATCGAGCGCTTCATCGCCGCGCTTCCCGAAACCACGCTGCTCGTGCTCGACGAGGCCTATAGCGAGACGGCGCCCGCCTCCGCCCTTCCGCCGCTCGACCCTTCGCGGCCCAATGTGCTGCGCATGCGCACCTTCTCCAAGGCCTACGGGCTCGCGGGCCTGCGCTGCGGCTATGCGATCGGCGAGGCCGAGGTCATCCGCGCCTTCGACAAGGTGCGCAATCATTTCGGCATCACGCGCATGACGCAGGCGGCGGCGCTTGCCGCGACCGCCGACCAGGCGCATCTGCGCTGGGTTATCGATTCCGTCGACGCATGCCGCCGGCGCATCGCCGGCATCGCCGAGGCGCACGGCCTTCTCCCCCTTCCCTCCGCCACGAATTTCGTGACGATCGACTGCCGCGGGGACGGCGCCTTCGCCATGCGGGTGCTCCAGGCGCTCGGCGAGCGCGACGTCTTCGTGCGCAAGCCCATGGCTCCCCGCCTCGACCGTTGCATCCGCGTGAGCGTGGCGCCTGAGGCCGAGATCGCGGTTTTCGAAGAGGAACTGGGCGCGGCGCTGGAGGCGGCGCGGCGGGGCTGA
- a CDS encoding Rrf2 family transcriptional regulator, producing MPRDSRMSRMLHVLIHMDRHVERATSEEISRMLGTNPVVVRRMMSGLREKGYVTSEKGHGGGWELACSLDAITLLDVYRAIGEPPLFSIGPHADHPDCLVEQAVDARMEKTLGEAEALLMARFGTITVADVADDFERRLASRSARAGADGVCSDT from the coding sequence ATGCCACGCGACAGCCGCATGTCCCGCATGCTCCATGTGCTGATACACATGGACCGGCACGTTGAGCGCGCCACCTCGGAGGAGATCTCCAGGATGCTGGGAACGAATCCCGTCGTGGTGCGCCGGATGATGTCCGGCCTGCGCGAAAAAGGCTACGTCACCTCCGAAAAGGGCCATGGCGGAGGTTGGGAGCTGGCCTGCAGCCTGGACGCCATTACGCTGCTGGACGTCTATCGGGCCATCGGCGAACCGCCGCTGTTCAGCATCGGTCCACATGCCGATCATCCCGACTGCCTTGTCGAGCAGGCGGTGGACGCGCGTATGGAAAAGACGTTGGGCGAGGCAGAGGCCTTGCTCATGGCGCGGTTCGGGACGATCACCGTCGCCGATGTGGCAGATGATTTCGAGCGGCGTCTGGCGAGCCGCTCGGCGCGGGCCGGTGCGGATGGGGTCTGCTCGGACACCTAG
- a CDS encoding NAD(P)/FAD-dependent oxidoreductase — MVFDVLIVGGSFAGQAAALQLGRARRRVLLVDAGRPRNRFAHASHGFLGQDGQPPSAIIATAAQQLAAYGTVERYEGEAVDAAPVDQGFRVSLTNGREEVAKRLILATGVRDILPALPGLQERWGISVLHCPYCHGYELDQRPLGVLVSGDTALHQAMLVPDWGPTTLFTQGIFVPTPDQQAGLAARGVTIEPTPVAELLGASPALEAVRLADGRTVELCGLFVAPQTVPASDLAERLGCAFKDGPTGPFIAVDGRQQTSVPGAFAAGDAASPMANATLAAAAGVMAAGGAHHSLIHGYEERAQK; from the coding sequence ATGGTTTTCGATGTCCTCATTGTCGGTGGGAGCTTCGCCGGGCAGGCGGCGGCCTTGCAGCTGGGCCGCGCCCGGCGACGCGTTCTGCTGGTGGACGCCGGGCGTCCCCGCAACCGCTTTGCCCACGCCTCGCACGGGTTTCTCGGGCAGGATGGGCAGCCACCGTCCGCCATCATCGCGACGGCCGCTCAGCAGCTTGCCGCCTATGGGACGGTGGAGCGCTATGAAGGCGAAGCCGTGGATGCGGCTCCAGTCGATCAAGGGTTCCGCGTGTCGCTGACGAATGGCCGGGAAGAGGTCGCCAAGCGCCTCATCCTTGCAACGGGCGTCCGGGACATTCTGCCCGCGCTTCCTGGTCTGCAAGAACGCTGGGGGATCAGCGTTCTGCACTGTCCCTACTGCCATGGCTACGAACTGGATCAGCGCCCTCTGGGCGTTCTGGTCAGCGGCGACACGGCCCTCCATCAGGCCATGCTGGTGCCGGACTGGGGACCGACAACGCTGTTCACCCAGGGCATTTTCGTGCCCACGCCGGACCAACAGGCAGGTCTCGCGGCGCGCGGCGTGACGATCGAGCCGACACCGGTGGCGGAACTTCTCGGCGCAAGCCCCGCGCTCGAGGCCGTCCGCCTTGCCGATGGCAGAACGGTCGAACTCTGCGGCCTGTTCGTCGCGCCGCAGACGGTGCCCGCGAGCGACCTGGCGGAAAGGCTCGGCTGCGCCTTCAAGGACGGTCCGACCGGACCGTTCATCGCCGTGGACGGCCGGCAGCAGACCTCCGTGCCCGGTGCCTTCGCCGCGGGGGATGCAGCCAGCCCGATGGCGAACGCGACGCTCGCTGCCGCCGCCGGCGTCATGGCGGCAGGCGGCGCCCATCACTCGTTGATCCATGGCTATGAGGAGCGCGCACAAAAATGA